From Microcystis aeruginosa NIES-2549, a single genomic window includes:
- a CDS encoding GUN4 domain-containing protein has protein sequence MANWAFIIGITAYKQGHFNKLDCAIEDAKAMFRYCKEEAKFDEVFLFTDDSDSIKTPSGTFLETKPTATNLKIFLHEFFESPQLETGDNFWFFFSGHGLRHQEQDYLVPHDGHSQLLPDTTISLTYLTQRLRKCGADNIILLLDSCRNETRFGNKSAGGKPQQGVITIASCSPGEESYQIPALGMSSFTYALLEALRIEGERNCATVERLCNHLFHRVPEINRQYNKPPQTPHSTVEPNYKNHLILLPKQATITDIALLREEALDLEGDGRLEEAKQLMRRVLALDPTNPKVLKVYDRITLKLAQQPVPPSPKTEPINGESAKTITETPKPAPPPEIELKSAKGIDYRNLEDLLKRQQWREADEETRVVMLQVNRTKEGWLQVEDMDNFPYEDLRTIDQLWVKYSGGRFGFSVQAKIYCELGGTGEYNERVWNAFGDRVGWRVNNSWIYYRDVTFDLKAPLGHLPGPSGFLGVRRGSVFGFLGVRRGSGVLFGFWYGFLGRGFLYFFWVFDVPHPGPGSDPRHDCSMSPATRGL, from the coding sequence ATGGCGAACTGGGCATTTATCATCGGCATTACAGCCTATAAACAGGGACACTTTAACAAGCTAGATTGCGCCATCGAAGACGCGAAGGCTATGTTTCGCTATTGTAAAGAAGAAGCCAAGTTTGACGAAGTTTTCCTCTTTACCGATGATTCTGACTCCATTAAAACGCCTAGCGGTACTTTTCTAGAAACGAAACCCACCGCCACAAATTTAAAAATCTTCCTCCATGAATTTTTCGAGTCCCCGCAGTTGGAGACGGGGGATAACTTCTGGTTTTTCTTCAGCGGCCACGGATTACGACATCAGGAACAGGATTACCTCGTTCCCCACGATGGACACTCCCAATTGCTCCCAGATACCACCATTTCTCTCACCTATCTCACCCAACGCTTACGCAAATGCGGCGCGGATAATATCATTCTGTTGTTGGACTCTTGCCGGAACGAGACGCGATTCGGCAATAAATCCGCGGGAGGAAAACCCCAACAGGGAGTGATTACCATCGCTTCCTGTAGTCCGGGGGAAGAATCCTATCAAATTCCCGCTTTGGGAATGAGTTCGTTTACCTACGCGCTTCTGGAGGCTTTGCGAATTGAGGGGGAAAGGAATTGCGCGACGGTGGAGAGACTTTGTAATCATCTATTCCATCGAGTTCCGGAAATCAACCGACAATACAACAAACCCCCGCAGACTCCCCACTCCACCGTCGAACCAAACTACAAGAATCATCTGATTCTGTTACCGAAACAAGCAACTATCACCGATATCGCGTTACTGCGAGAGGAAGCGTTAGATTTAGAAGGTGACGGGAGACTAGAAGAAGCAAAACAGTTAATGAGGCGAGTATTAGCCTTAGACCCCACGAATCCGAAGGTTTTAAAAGTTTATGACCGGATTACCCTGAAACTAGCACAACAACCCGTCCCACCGTCCCCTAAAACGGAACCGATAAATGGTGAGTCGGCGAAAACGATAACAGAAACCCCGAAACCCGCACCACCGCCAGAAATCGAACTTAAAAGCGCCAAAGGAATCGATTATCGGAACTTAGAAGATTTATTAAAACGGCAGCAATGGAGGGAAGCGGACGAGGAAACAAGAGTCGTGATGCTACAGGTAAATCGCACAAAAGAAGGATGGCTACAGGTAGAGGATATGGATAATTTCCCCTACGAGGATTTGCGAACCATTGACCAATTATGGGTTAAATATAGTGGCGGTCGCTTTGGTTTTTCCGTGCAGGCGAAAATCTACTGCGAACTCGGTGGGACGGGGGAGTATAATGAAAGAGTTTGGAACGCTTTCGGAGATAGGGTAGGCTGGCGAGTGAATAATAGCTGGATATACTACAGGGATGTTACTTTTGACCTAAAAGCACCCCTAGGACACCTCCCTGGACCCTCTGGTTTTTTGGGTGTACGTCGGGGTTCTGTTTTTGGTTTTTTGGGTGTACGTCGGGGTTCGGGTGTTTTGTTTGGGTTTTGGTATGGGTTTTTGGGTCGGGGGTTTTTGTATTTCTTCTGGGTTTTCGATGTACCTCACCCAGGCCCCGGGTCCGATCCGCGACATGATTGTAGTATGTCTCCGGCGACGCGGGGGTTGTAG
- a CDS encoding TIGR00300 family protein, translated as MTETIRFLMCSPDHYDVDYVINPWMEGNIHKSSQEKARQQWQQLYHVLKDRAIVDLVPPEKGWPDMVFTANAGLVLEKTVVLSRFLHKERQGEEPYFKQWFEDNGFTVHELPKDLPFEGAGDALLDREGRWLWAGYGFRTELDSHPLIAKWLDIEVLSLRLIDERFYHLDTCFCPLSGGYLLYYPDAFDAYSNRLIELKIPEEKRIIVEEADAVNFACNAVNIGQVIVMNKISDDLQHNLAAKGFEVVQTPLTEFLKAGGAAKCLTLRTTEPLIPDHHANVTIESRILQLEGHLLDAGIMNKALDVVVGNGGSFKVLNFTLGIERQSTSSAEVRVSAPSHEVMEEIMVQLIDLGAAARPQEICDVNTAIVAQDGVAPDDFYVSTIYPTEVRVNCEWVRVENQRMDAAIVVTESPEGKTAKCTLLRDLKAGDRVMVGVEGIRTIRQAESREQRNSTQEFTFMGAGVSSERRVELTVEQIAWEMRQIRDQGGKVVVTAGPVVIHTGGAQHLSRLIRDGYVHALLGGNAIAVHDMEQAIMGTSLGVDMQKGIPVRGGHRHHLKIINLIRRHGSIAKAVSAGVLTKGVMYECVKNNVPFSLAGSIRDDGPLPDTEMDLIKAQEEYSRLIQGADMILMLSSMLHSIGVGNMTPAGVKMVCVDINPAVVTKLSDRGSVESVGIVTDVGLFLSLLTQQLDKLTRPLVETV; from the coding sequence ATGACTGAAACCATTCGCTTTTTGATGTGTTCTCCCGATCATTACGATGTGGATTATGTGATTAATCCTTGGATGGAGGGCAACATTCACAAATCTTCCCAGGAAAAAGCTAGGCAACAATGGCAGCAGCTTTATCATGTTCTCAAAGATCGGGCGATTGTGGATTTAGTCCCACCAGAAAAAGGCTGGCCCGACATGGTTTTTACCGCTAATGCAGGTTTAGTTCTGGAAAAAACTGTCGTTCTCAGTCGCTTTTTACACAAAGAAAGACAGGGAGAAGAACCCTATTTTAAACAGTGGTTTGAAGATAACGGTTTTACAGTTCACGAACTGCCAAAAGATTTACCCTTTGAAGGTGCAGGAGACGCATTATTAGATCGGGAAGGACGTTGGTTATGGGCAGGATATGGCTTCAGAACCGAGTTAGATTCCCACCCTTTAATCGCTAAATGGCTCGATATCGAGGTTTTATCCCTACGTTTAATCGATGAACGTTTCTATCACCTTGATACCTGTTTTTGTCCCCTTAGTGGCGGTTATCTCCTCTACTATCCTGATGCTTTTGATGCCTATTCTAATCGATTAATTGAGTTAAAAATTCCCGAAGAAAAACGCATTATCGTTGAAGAAGCCGATGCGGTTAACTTTGCTTGTAATGCAGTGAATATCGGTCAAGTAATCGTCATGAATAAAATTAGTGACGATTTACAACATAACTTAGCCGCAAAAGGATTTGAAGTGGTACAAACTCCCCTGACGGAGTTCTTAAAAGCAGGAGGAGCCGCTAAATGTTTAACCCTGCGTACCACCGAACCCCTAATTCCAGACCATCACGCAAATGTCACCATTGAAAGTCGCATTCTCCAGTTAGAAGGTCATCTGCTCGACGCGGGAATTATGAATAAAGCTCTCGATGTTGTGGTGGGAAATGGGGGCAGCTTCAAGGTTTTAAACTTCACTTTAGGGATTGAGCGCCAAAGTACCTCCTCGGCCGAAGTGCGCGTTTCTGCACCCTCTCACGAGGTAATGGAGGAGATCATGGTACAATTGATCGACCTCGGTGCGGCCGCTCGTCCCCAAGAAATCTGTGATGTCAATACCGCCATTGTCGCTCAAGATGGGGTCGCTCCCGATGATTTTTATGTCAGCACCATCTATCCCACGGAAGTGCGGGTTAACTGTGAATGGGTGCGGGTGGAAAATCAACGCATGGATGCAGCCATCGTCGTCACTGAAAGTCCAGAAGGCAAAACCGCGAAATGTACTCTGCTGCGGGATTTAAAAGCTGGCGATCGCGTTATGGTGGGAGTTGAGGGCATCCGTACTATCCGACAGGCGGAATCCAGGGAACAACGCAACAGCACCCAGGAATTTACCTTTATGGGTGCGGGGGTTTCCAGCGAGCGCCGAGTCGAGTTAACCGTCGAGCAGATTGCCTGGGAAATGCGCCAAATTCGCGACCAGGGCGGTAAAGTGGTAGTAACGGCAGGTCCCGTGGTCATTCACACTGGAGGAGCGCAACATCTCTCCCGTTTAATCCGCGATGGTTACGTTCACGCTTTACTGGGGGGAAATGCGATCGCAGTTCACGACATGGAACAGGCGATCATGGGTACTTCTTTAGGGGTGGATATGCAGAAAGGCATCCCCGTGCGCGGTGGCCATCGTCACCACCTCAAGATTATCAACCTCATCCGTCGCCACGGCAGCATCGCCAAAGCTGTATCGGCCGGGGTATTGACAAAAGGCGTAATGTATGAATGCGTCAAGAATAATGTCCCCTTCAGTTTGGCCGGTTCAATTCGCGATGATGGTCCGCTTCCGGATACGGAGATGGATTTAATTAAAGCACAGGAAGAATATTCCCGCTTAATTCAAGGTGCAGACATGATTCTCATGCTCTCTAGTATGCTCCATTCCATCGGTGTGGGCAATATGACACCGGCGGGGGTGAAAATGGTCTGTGTTGATATTAACCCGGCCGTGGTGACAAAATTAAGCGATCGAGGTTCCGTAGAATCCGTGGGTATCGTCACCGATGTGGGTTTATTCCTGAGTCTGTTAACCCAACAGTTGGATAAGTTAACCCGTCCCTTGGTAGAAACGGTTTAA
- a CDS encoding SWIM zinc finger family protein: MTIPPISEKIIRQNSTNASYQRGQYYYDSGAVISLWQRGQNLQALVSGSEVKPYRVAIDFNQENLENVSCSCPYDYEGWCKHIVAVLLTCSRQPELIIKKASLEELLTPIDESKLRKLLNHLVAKHPEIIETIDKFLFPAIPVNKAVGKITINVKAYRNTVLNELRQSLRAIEEDYCEEDPISDEIYALVDEAQDYYQKGEPDNAIAILEAIISACIEEWDDLENYGAVNDDLSARIDRVLTEAILSKEFNPQKKQDLMEKIEQWQDEWSADFEMSLAALQQGWDDPVLEKILRGESANFSEMWSGNIPHYAQKLTSIRLEIFEQQEKDQEYLNLALASGQVVEYLTKLVYLDRIDEAMAAAKNMITKNDEAFFFAKALRDESAPESALIIARGGLNFPGNYYYQLALWTSELAQSLGDIDTALAARIKAFQDQPSFSHYQKIESLAGEDWPDLKLDLLDYLREFSGGRSTEAKIDIFLHENLVRDAIKVVSDNSYVQSHLIWRIMDAAATVDPNWVIDRACPPAEKILDEKKADRYEEAIKWLKKARNAFYMSGRREEWQTYRENLIKEHGRKSKFMGLFKHQDLQ; encoded by the coding sequence ATGACTATTCCTCCTATCAGTGAAAAAATTATCCGGCAAAATAGCACCAATGCTTCCTATCAGCGCGGTCAATATTATTACGATAGCGGTGCAGTTATTTCTCTTTGGCAACGGGGGCAAAATCTGCAAGCTTTAGTGAGTGGTAGTGAGGTTAAACCCTATCGAGTTGCTATCGATTTTAACCAAGAAAATCTTGAGAATGTCTCCTGTTCCTGTCCCTACGATTACGAGGGTTGGTGTAAGCATATTGTGGCGGTTTTATTAACCTGTTCTCGCCAACCAGAATTAATTATTAAAAAAGCCTCCCTAGAGGAGTTATTGACACCGATTGATGAAAGTAAATTAAGAAAATTGCTTAATCATTTAGTGGCTAAACACCCAGAAATTATCGAGACAATTGATAAGTTTTTATTTCCAGCTATCCCAGTTAATAAAGCGGTAGGAAAGATAACTATTAATGTCAAAGCTTATCGTAATACTGTCCTTAATGAACTGCGGCAATCCCTACGAGCGATCGAAGAAGATTACTGCGAAGAAGATCCAATTTCTGATGAAATTTATGCCCTGGTGGATGAGGCCCAAGATTATTATCAAAAGGGAGAACCAGATAATGCGATCGCTATTTTAGAAGCAATTATTAGCGCCTGTATCGAGGAATGGGATGATTTAGAAAATTACGGTGCTGTCAATGATGATTTAAGTGCTAGAATCGATCGAGTTCTAACTGAGGCAATTTTAAGTAAAGAATTTAATCCCCAAAAAAAGCAAGATTTAATGGAAAAGATCGAGCAATGGCAAGATGAATGGAGTGCCGATTTTGAGATGAGTTTAGCAGCCTTACAACAGGGGTGGGACGATCCTGTTTTAGAGAAGATTTTACGAGGAGAATCGGCTAATTTTTCAGAAATGTGGTCAGGGAATATCCCCCATTATGCCCAAAAATTAACTTCTATTCGCTTAGAAATTTTCGAGCAGCAGGAAAAAGATCAGGAATATTTGAATCTAGCTTTAGCTTCAGGACAAGTGGTAGAATACCTAACTAAGTTAGTCTATCTTGATCGCATTGACGAAGCGATGGCAGCGGCAAAAAATATGATAACTAAAAACGATGAAGCTTTCTTTTTTGCCAAAGCTTTACGCGATGAATCCGCACCAGAATCCGCCCTAATAATTGCCAGGGGTGGTCTAAATTTCCCTGGGAATTATTATTATCAATTAGCTCTCTGGACAAGTGAACTAGCGCAGTCTTTAGGGGATATAGATACAGCTTTGGCTGCTAGAATTAAGGCATTTCAAGACCAACCTTCCTTTTCCCATTACCAAAAAATTGAGTCTTTAGCGGGGGAAGATTGGCCCGATTTAAAATTAGACTTGTTAGATTACTTGCGCGAGTTTAGCGGTGGACGTTCCACAGAGGCTAAAATCGATATATTTCTCCACGAAAATTTAGTTAGAGATGCAATTAAAGTCGTTTCTGATAATTCCTATGTGCAGTCTCACCTAATTTGGCGGATAATGGATGCGGCTGCTACCGTCGATCCTAACTGGGTGATCGATCGCGCGTGTCCTCCTGCGGAAAAGATACTCGACGAAAAAAAGGCTGATCGCTACGAAGAAGCGATTAAATGGCTAAAAAAAGCTCGTAATGCCTTTTATATGTCAGGAAGACGGGAAGAATGGCAAACTTATCGGGAAAATTTAATTAAGGAACACGGACGCAAATCGAAATTTATGGGGTTATTTAAACATCAGGATTTACAATGA
- a CDS encoding ParB N-terminal domain-containing protein codes for MCYSKNTMEIKNIPLSQIRRPLPRQTDPEKVNQLMQSIAEEGLREPIDVLEVDGNYYGFSGCHRFAAHQRLGKATILCRVRRAPKSVLAKHIA; via the coding sequence ATGTGCTATAGTAAAAACACTATGGAAATTAAAAACATTCCTCTGTCCCAAATTCGTCGTCCTTTACCGCGACAAACCGATCCCGAAAAAGTTAATCAGTTGATGCAATCGATCGCTGAGGAGGGATTACGCGAACCGATCGATGTTTTGGAGGTGGATGGTAACTACTACGGTTTTTCCGGTTGCCATCGCTTTGCAGCACATCAGCGTCTCGGTAAAGCAACAATTCTCTGTCGAGTTCGTCGCGCTCCTAAATCCGTTTTAGCTAAACACATCGCTTAA
- a CDS encoding helix-turn-helix domain-containing protein, which translates to MNESLYKYHRQKLEQLMAEIGCKNLEELSRLSGLSSWQLQRVRHGLIAKLSSESLVKLANALQLPVSDLLAHFQIPTMGTEDRSGELKILEQEYQNLQQQLDQQKEELAAEFQRQSIEALESWLVQWPTAEAVARKNPDLAAVKILSLVKPIMQLLERWGVQPIHSVGDHVGYDPQIHQLIDGQAEIGTQVLVRYRGYRHGEKLLYRARVSLIKVEMPEIQPVETENVTA; encoded by the coding sequence ATGAATGAGTCCTTATATAAATATCATCGGCAAAAATTAGAGCAGTTAATGGCAGAAATTGGCTGTAAAAACCTAGAAGAATTGAGTCGGTTATCGGGTCTATCTTCTTGGCAATTGCAGAGAGTTCGCCATGGTTTAATCGCCAAATTATCCTCTGAATCTTTGGTGAAATTAGCTAATGCGCTGCAGCTGCCAGTTAGCGATCTCCTCGCTCATTTTCAAATCCCGACGATGGGGACAGAGGATCGTTCAGGGGAATTAAAAATTCTCGAACAAGAGTATCAAAATTTACAGCAACAATTAGACCAGCAAAAAGAAGAATTAGCCGCAGAATTTCAACGTCAAAGCATCGAAGCGCTCGAATCTTGGTTAGTTCAATGGCCCACGGCCGAGGCCGTTGCCCGCAAAAATCCCGACCTAGCAGCCGTCAAAATCCTCTCCCTAGTTAAACCGATTATGCAGTTACTGGAGCGCTGGGGAGTGCAACCAATTCACAGTGTCGGTGATCATGTCGGTTATGATCCGCAAATCCATCAATTGATCGATGGTCAAGCGGAAATAGGTACACAAGTTCTAGTGCGTTATCGGGGCTATCGTCATGGGGAAAAACTACTTTATCGTGCTAGAGTGAGTTTAATTAAAGTAGAAATGCCGGAAATTCAACCAGTAGAAACAGAAAATGTCACCGCTTAA
- a CDS encoding M28 family metallopeptidase, protein MFDLLSDRLSQHLEQIVRERNPFFSSQGHFYVREYLRQELGNWGKVESHFFHFQGKNYENLILDLPNNSQKPPILIGAHYDTVPGSPGADDNATGLAVLLELARFFGENQANYPIRLIAFDLEEYGLLGSIAYAEKLKQTKQDLRLMLSLEMLGYCDKNPHSQKYPAFLEYFYPNTGDFIALIGNLKTRKDLNFLSRVMRENQTPCEWLPVIFGGYIVPDTRRSDHSPFWSRGYSAIMVTDTANMRNPYYHSSRDTIATLDLNFLTRVCQGLCFGLQSLPIR, encoded by the coding sequence ATGTTTGATCTTCTTAGCGATCGCTTAAGCCAACACCTAGAACAAATTGTCCGAGAAAGAAACCCTTTTTTCTCTAGTCAAGGACATTTTTATGTGCGAGAATACCTGCGGCAAGAGTTAGGCAATTGGGGAAAGGTTGAATCACATTTTTTCCATTTTCAGGGAAAAAATTACGAAAATTTAATCTTGGATTTGCCTAATAATAGTCAAAAACCTCCGATTTTAATTGGCGCTCATTATGACACGGTGCCGGGGTCGCCGGGGGCCGACGATAACGCCACGGGATTAGCGGTATTATTAGAATTAGCGAGGTTTTTTGGGGAGAATCAGGCTAATTATCCAATTCGTTTAATTGCCTTCGATCTAGAAGAATACGGATTACTGGGGAGCATTGCCTACGCAGAAAAATTAAAACAAACTAAGCAGGATTTAAGGTTAATGTTATCCTTAGAAATGCTCGGTTACTGTGATAAAAATCCCCATTCTCAAAAATATCCGGCTTTTCTAGAATATTTTTACCCCAACACCGGGGATTTTATCGCTTTGATTGGCAATCTCAAAACCCGCAAGGATTTAAATTTTCTCAGTCGAGTCATGAGAGAAAATCAGACTCCCTGCGAGTGGTTGCCGGTAATTTTTGGAGGTTATATCGTCCCCGATACTCGACGCAGCGATCATTCTCCCTTTTGGAGTCGCGGTTATTCGGCAATTATGGTGACAGATACTGCTAATATGCGTAATCCCTATTATCATAGTTCTCGGGATACAATCGCTACTTTAGACTTAAATTTCCTAACGCGAGTGTGTCAAGGTCTTTGTTTTGGATTGCAATCTTTACCGATAAGATAA
- a CDS encoding flavin monoamine oxidase family protein yields MTNLQWTSYDCIVVGAGLAGLIAARNLQRRGHQVLVIEARNRYGGRMSGQYLPSGQWIDRGGQWVGPTQERFLALLDEYKIRRFPSPNQGKTVLVFNNKRYEFNGFFQGFHEGEVPDIGAAEWQDAMSAWARFQELAKTLPSGYPQSNDHTKKLDSKTFAQWIEENTSTDFGQWYFAYMARAVGFLGPAEPQQVSLLHVLWGQNCAPQAEHPEAELIHGGAGQIPDKIAAELGERIRLGEPVFRLNYDSAGVTVKTSQNTFTAKFAIIAMPPHLAGRIIYHPPLPPQREQLTQRVPMGCCAKVLISYERPFWRKQGLAGVAQGNCQWLELCADSSDPETGVGVIATFLVGDRYNRWRSMSSPARRAAVLSDLAIYFGQEALFPISYDEVDWPGDPWTGGAYSAFMPPGVWTSFGEALFTPVGPIHWAGTEMADRWPGFFEGAIRTGEAAADRIAFLLR; encoded by the coding sequence ATGACCAATCTCCAGTGGACTAGCTATGATTGTATCGTTGTCGGGGCGGGATTAGCAGGATTAATCGCCGCGCGTAATCTCCAGAGGCGAGGTCATCAAGTTCTGGTGATCGAAGCGCGAAATCGTTACGGTGGCAGAATGTCTGGACAATATCTCCCCTCCGGACAGTGGATCGATCGAGGTGGTCAGTGGGTGGGCCCAACCCAAGAGCGTTTTTTAGCCCTCCTCGACGAGTATAAAATACGTCGTTTTCCCTCTCCCAATCAGGGAAAAACCGTCCTAGTGTTCAACAACAAACGCTATGAATTCAATGGTTTTTTTCAAGGTTTCCACGAGGGAGAAGTACCCGATATCGGCGCGGCAGAATGGCAAGATGCGATGTCAGCATGGGCGCGTTTTCAAGAACTAGCCAAAACCCTACCTTCAGGTTATCCCCAAAGCAACGATCACACCAAAAAACTAGACAGTAAAACTTTTGCCCAGTGGATTGAAGAAAACACCAGCACAGATTTTGGTCAATGGTATTTTGCTTATATGGCCCGTGCCGTCGGGTTTCTCGGACCGGCCGAACCCCAACAAGTCTCACTGCTGCACGTTCTTTGGGGACAAAATTGCGCCCCTCAGGCCGAACATCCAGAAGCCGAACTGATCCATGGCGGAGCGGGACAAATTCCCGACAAGATCGCGGCGGAGTTAGGAGAGCGAATTCGACTGGGGGAACCGGTTTTTCGCCTTAATTATGACTCGGCCGGCGTGACCGTAAAAACCAGCCAGAACACTTTTACCGCCAAATTTGCCATCATTGCCATGCCGCCCCATCTTGCCGGCCGCATTATTTATCATCCCCCGCTGCCACCCCAGCGAGAACAACTAACCCAACGAGTACCGATGGGATGCTGCGCTAAAGTCCTGATTTCCTACGAGCGACCTTTCTGGCGAAAACAGGGACTAGCGGGAGTTGCTCAGGGGAATTGTCAATGGTTGGAACTCTGTGCTGATAGTTCCGATCCCGAAACCGGCGTCGGGGTAATCGCCACCTTCCTAGTTGGCGATCGCTATAACCGTTGGCGCTCCATGAGTAGTCCGGCGCGTCGTGCCGCCGTCCTCTCGGATTTAGCTATTTATTTCGGTCAAGAGGCACTTTTCCCGATCAGTTACGATGAGGTGGATTGGCCCGGGGATCCCTGGACTGGTGGCGCATATTCCGCTTTTATGCCCCCCGGAGTCTGGACAAGTTTCGGCGAGGCTCTTTTTACTCCCGTCGGACCGATTCACTGGGCCGGCACAGAAATGGCCGATCGCTGGCCGGGATTTTTTGAGGGAGCGATCCGCACCGGTGAGGCGGCGGCCGATCGAATCGCCTTCCTTTTGCGGTAA